The window CCTTTGAACCAAGTTGTTTGGCTATCCTGATGCCGGCCAGGGTGTCTGCCGTCTCACCCGACTGGGAGATAGAGATAGTCATCACACGTTCATCGATAACCAGATCCCTGTACCTGAATTCGCTGGCAATATCCACATCGACAGGGATACGGGCATATTTCTCTATCCAGTATTTGGCAACCAGTGCAGCGTGCCAGGAAGTTCCGCAGGCAACCAGAAAGATCCTGTCGATCTTGGTCACATCCTCACTGGTCAGGTTCACCTCAGGGATAAATACTTCGCCGGTTTCAGGGTTAATCCTGCCGCTCAGGGTGTTGGTGATAGCCTGCGGTTGCTCATATATCTCTTTCAACATGAAATGCTTGTATCCGGCTTTTTCCGCCATAGCCGCATTCCACTCGATGATCTTAACCTCTTTCTCTACTTCAGCGCCGGTTTCCAGTGAACTGACTGCATAGCTGGAGGCGGTGATTACTGCCATTTCCATATCTTCCAGAAAGACTACCTTATTGGTATACGGCAGCAGCGCAGGGATATCCGAGGCCATCAGCATACCATTGTCTTCACTCACGCCAAGTACCAGCGGGCTCTGATTTCTGGCGGCAATCAAGGTGCCTGGTTGCTTGGCCCAGAGAACACCGAGCGCAAAGGAACCGTCCACAAGCTTCAAGGCAGCCTTTACAGCTTCGACTAAATCATCTTTTAAATGTTCTTCTATGAGGTGAGCAAGAACTTCTGTGTCTGTCTCGGAGCTGAAAACATGCCCCTTGCTCTTCAGGTCTTCGCGCAGGGAATGATAGTTTTCAATTATGCCGTTATGAACCACGACGAGGTCACCACTGCAATCACTATGGGGATGGGCGTTCTCCTCTGTTGGCGCTCCATGGGTCGCCCAACGGGTATGTCCGAGCCCTATATGCGCCTTGGCAATAATTGCATCATCAATCCGATTCTCGAGATTTACCAGCTTTCCTTCAGCGCGGTGTTTAATCAGTCTGCCGTCTTGAAGATAGACAACGCCTGCTGAGTCATAGCCTCTGTACTCCAGCCGCCTTAACCCCTCAAGGATAACTGGAACTACACGCTTAGGCCCTGTATATCCAACAATTCCGCACATACTATCTCCTTGTGATCTATTCTAAGGTCTTGTTTCGATACCGATTTTTCGAATTTCAGCCTGACAGGCTGATACAATAGACTACCATGATCTTTTTATGCAAGGCACGGTTTTTCTTTCCAGCAGGACTAAAACGCGCTAATGTGCTAATTTTATCTACGTCGTTCCGACGAATACAATTTACCCGCTAAGACAATTCAAACGAAGGATTCCCATCCCCATGACTGACAGACAGCGTCTAAAAGAGATATTACTGGAAAAATCATACCGTAAAGGCACTTTTACCCTCACCTCCGGCAAAACATCAGATTTTTATATTGATGGCAAGCAGACCACGCTCAGTGCCGAAGGTGCCTACCTGTGCGGTAAGCTGTTAATGGAACTCGTCTACAACAGCGGCGAAAACATAGAAGCAATTGGCGGCATGACCCTTGGTGCAGATCCGCTTGTAACCGCCGCATCTGTAGTGAGTTTTCTGGAAGAAAAGCCAATTCCCGCTTTTATCGTAAGAAAAGAAGCTAAAGGACACGGTACCGGCAATTACATCGAGGGTCTCAATAATATGCCAGAAGGCTGTACTGTAGCCCTGGTGGAAGATGTGGTAACCACAGGCGGCACCCTTATAAAAGTAATTGAGCGTGTTGAAGCTCAGGGCTTTAAAGTAGGGTTGGTCGCTACAGTCGTTGAACGCCAGGAAGGTGGCGTTGAAGTGCTGGAAAAAGCAGGATATCGCCTCGAATCCATTTTCACTAAAGAGGAGCTGCTGAGCTAAAGCCAAATGAAATGCCGTAAGTGTTCAGCAAAACTGGAAGTACACCGTATGTGCCGCAGAGTGCGGATGCGGTGTACAGGCTGCAAAACAGAATACCAAATCCATGAAGTAGCCAGCGATCTCGATGAAGAGACAGAAGAGCTGCTGGCCCGCTACACCTCGATCGTCTACGATTGAGCCCCCGCCCGGCAAGTCATCTGCCACTTTAAGCCCCTTTGGGGTCTTCCCAGGCAGATGACTTCAAACCTTTTCAATTTTCGCATACGCACTTTTTTTATCTCCCCGGGTATGTGGTCTCAAAGGCATTTTCTCTTCCTGCAATTCACCTCTATTTATTTGATATAAAAAACGATTGCGTTAAGACAGACAACAGACCATAATGGTTGTCAGGATTCAACTTTTCTTTATCTGTAAACAGTCTGCAACATCAAAGGCAATTCATTGTAATCGCTTGCAAAAACGGCAACACATTTCTGCAGGCAGAATATCAAGGTTATAGATAGAAGTGAAAAAGAGTCAGCCTAATACAGCACATCAGGCCACCAAAGAGACAATGAAGGCCTACGTGAACGAGGATGGTCACACAACTTTAGTTTGCCCTGAATGCAATGCAGTCAAATCAGTATCTGCAGAGCAGTACAGAGGATGGCTTCATAACCTTAAAGTCCGCTGCAACTGCTCCCATGTCTTTGTGGTCAACCTCGATTTTCGACAAACATTCAGACGGGAGACGAATCTCTTTGGTTCATACAGCCTCCTTCCTCCTGCCTCAGGCAATGGAGAAGCCCAAATCAAAAATCTCTCCCTTAATGGTTCCAGTTTCCTTATTTCCAATGGAATGAGAGGCCTTGAGGTCGGTAGCCGGGGTCGCCTCGATTTCACATTGGACGACAAAAAGAAAACCAGGCTCATCCGGGAATTTGTCGTCCAGCATCTCGAGGGCAACGCTGTAGGCTGCAGATTCAGAAAAGACCAGGCCTTTGAAAAAGAGCTTGGCTTCTATCTTCGATTTGGCCCGTAACCCTGTAGCCCCTTGCCCATCATCCGCTCTGCCTCCTGCAGGAACGGGGCGAGCGTCTCTGATTGGATAGCACTCACCAGCACACCTTCGCGCTCACACTCCGTCCGTATCATCTCCGGGTTCTCAATCCGATCCAACTTGTTGAACACTTTGAGGATTGGAATAGAATTCAGCTCCAGTTCACTAAGCAGGCTCTCAACGACCCTGACGTGCTCATGATAATTGGGGTTGGATACATCAATAACGTGTACCAGCAGATCTGCTTCCTGCAACTCCTCCAGGGTAGCCATAAATGCCTGAATCAGATCCTCGGGAAGATTGCGGATAAAGCCCACAGTGTCAGTAATGATCACCTCCATGTCGGTGGGAAAGCGCAATCTACGACTGGTGGGATCGAGAGTGGCAAAGAGTTTATTCTCGGCCAGGATATCTGAGTTGGTAAGGGTATTTAATAAGGTCGATTTGCCAGCGTTGGTATAACCAACCAGGGAAATGACTGGCAGGTCCTTTTTTCTCCTCTGGGAGCGACGGCGATACCGTTCCCTGCTGACATTTTTCAACTCTTTAGCCAGCCTCGCCAACCTGTCATTGATACGTCTGCGGTCGATTTCCAGCTTTGTTTCGCCCGGACCTCTGGCACCAATACCGCCTGTCAGCCTGGAAAGCGCATCATCTCTGGAGGATAGCCGGGGCATCATATATTTCAGCTGTGCCATTTCCACCTGGAGCTTTCCCTCTCTGCTCATCGCTCTGTGGGCGAATATATCAAGAATGAGCTGGGTTCGATCGATTACCCTGAGATCCGTGAAATCTGTTATTGATCGTATCTGGGACGGATTCAACTCCTGGTTGAATATGAGCAGATTGGCGTCCAGCTGCAGAGCGAGGATCATAATGTCGGCGAGCTTGCCCCTGCCGAGAATTGTCCTGGGATTGACCACACGCCTTCTCTGCAGCACCGTCTCCAGTACTTCGACATCGTCAGTTCTGGCCAATTCCACCAGCTCATTCATCGACTCCTGAGCCTGCATCTTCGATTCAGTACTGACGCTGACCAGTATTGCTCTGTCCTTGCCGGTTTCAACCTTACGTACCTTGTGGGCGCGGGAGAATTCAGCTTCGAGAGCAGCAACCAGATTTTCAAAACTTTCTGTCTGGGCCGCAGGGTGTACCGGAGGCAGAAAAATCCAGTTTCTGCCGTCTTCCCGCTTGTTAGGCACCAAATGTACGGAATACAAACGCTCAGGCAACCCATCATCGGTAATCTTTAATACAGAGAGCAGATCGAGCCTGAGGAACAGCAAATCCATCAAGTCCTCGTCACTTATGTCCTCACCAGCCAAATGGGTATGGACAAGACGGACACCACGCAACCGGCCACCTGAGCTTCTCAGATGGGAGAGTTGTGGAATCAGGATGGATGAAAAACTACCGACAATTACTGTCTCAATTTTTCCCGATCGATGAATGAGAATACCAACCTGACGGTTGAGTTCCTGTGAGATCTGGCACAAAGTACGTGCCATTTCTGAAGAGATTATCACCTCTCTAGGGACGCGCTTACTGCCAAGGCGTTCAAGAACCTTAAGCTGGTTCTTCTTCAGACCTTCTATATTACCTGTAACGATACCTATGACTATTCTCCTGCGTAATCAGAGTGAATTGGTGCTTTTTCCGTTCCTTCGGGGGCCGGCACCGAGACTTTTGCCTTAGTGCTTCTCTCGCACACCATGCCGGCCTTGTAGGTTTTCCAGATCGGGTCGGAATAGGAATCATGACAATCCACACACAACCCGACCCGTAGTATTTTATCCAGCTCTGCTTTATTAAACGGTCGAACGTTATGGCGGGAACCATGCTGTAACTGTTCACCATCTATGGTCACCCAGGCATCAAACGGCACCGTGCGCCCACTGGTTGTCATTACACCCTGCTCAACCCCTGAAAATTCGAGTTTGCCGTCCTTCTCATATATTTTTCCTTCCCCCAGCCCGACTGTCTTGGGGGATGAATGGCAATCAACGCAATTGCGACCTTTTTCCTGGGTAGTATGGGGATTAATAGCAGCCATGGTGAACCTGTTGAACCCTCCCGCGTCGTCGCCGTCTTCATCAACCAGAGTGACTATATCCTGGCAACCCGGAGTGACTATCACGACCTCATCTTCCCATATTCCAAGCATGGGCTTCTCGTAGCGTATATACGACCGGCCTTCTTCCCACATGCCGGACGTCTCTTCTAGCGTCAGCTTATCGAGATGTTTCTTACGCTGATCCTGCTTTACGTGACAACCATAACACTGCGGTACCCAGGTTGAGTGACACGACTCACAGGTGACCCTCTTATGCGGCTCAAAATCACATACACCGGGTTTAGGGCCATTGAGCGGCCGAATGCGATCATCAATTTTACCCTGCAGGGCAACTTTACCATCTGCATCAACCAGATTATTCAGTTTATCCCCCTTTCGGGTGGTACCTGGCGAGTCAGAATGGCAGACGATACAGGAAATCTCCAGCTGGTCCTCGTAATGTGCGTAGCTGGTGCCATCCCCCATAATCTCATTTCTGGTATGACAATCGATACACTGCATTCCTTTGCGGTGATGGACATCGTCGGCAATTTCAAGGTAAAAGCGGGCACCCGGCAGCTGCTTACTGCTCATGCCACCTTTCTCAAACGGAGCGCCATACCCTTCTGACTCGAAAATGCCAATATATGATAAGCCGATGCGCCCGGATCGATTATGACAGCGAATACAGTTAGTCTGATCTACGGCGGCGGTTATGAGCGGGTGGGGTTTCTTCTCTTTGTCTTTCTTTTCCCTCACCATATCATCGCCCTGAAGGCTTTGAACCGTCTCTACGGTTTCGGCGGGTTTCTGAAAATGACAGGCTGTACAGCCCCCGCCCTTTTCGTTAAAGAAATCAGGGGCACCCGGGAGATCATTTTTTTGCTTCCATAAATGGCAGGTGGCACACAGCTTTCTGTAATAGTCGAGTGCGAGAGAGGTCTCACCGCTCTCCAGTAATTGCTCCACTGTCAGATCGGTATCCTGGGAATCTGATTCGCCCCAGTAATAGAGCAGAGTACCGAGAATACCGCGATTAGTCGCCATAAGTGAGTTTTTCACCTTATGAGCATCTGTAGGATGGCAGCCCTCAACAGAACATGTTTTTTCTATGGTCCTGAGGTCACCCGGGTTTATCACCATGCCAGCGTGGGCTTTTTCTTTGGTGATAGCAAGCGGGTCGCCAAGATGACACGGTGCACAACCTATCATCCTGGCATCGTGAAAAGTATCGAGTTTGACATCCTCATGGCAGGAAAGGCACATATCCACCGAACCTGCGGCAGTTAAATAGAGCTGGTCAGGCCGTTTCAACCCAACCTCCTGTATCACAAAAAACGCCAACACTCCAAGAAGCAGAATAAGTGCAACGACCGGCCCCCGCACTCCTTTACTTAATATTTTTTTGGTATGATTTGCTGGCATCGTTGCGATTACTCTAGCCTCGATATCTTTGAGTGGTCGGGTACCTTCTACCGCATCCGAAGGCCTTGGTGGTCACCTTGAGTCCCATGGGCGCCTGCTTACGTTTATACTCATTAATGCGCACCCGATGAATAATATCGTGCACCACAGCCTCAGCATAACCAAGATCGATAATTTCCGTGATGCCCTTCCCCTCTTCCAGGTAAAGCTCGAGAATAGCGTCGAGTATCTCGTATGGCGGCAAATCATCCTGATCGAGTTGATCAGGCTTCAGCTCTGCGGAGGGCGGCTTTTCGATTATACGCTCCGGTATGATCTCCCGCGCAATGTTCACAAAACGCGACAGCTCATATACAAGCTGCTTGGGAACGTCGGATATCACCGCAAGCCCACCGCTCATGTCTCCATACAGGGTACAGTATCCAACCGCCATTTCACTCTTGTTGCCAGTGGTCAGCAACAGATGCCCGAACTTGTTTGACAGAGCCATCAATAAATTGCCGCGGATCCGCGCCTGAAGATTCTGCTCGGTAAGATCGTGTTCAAAATCGGCAAATAATGGCGACAGACTTTCTTTAAACTGATCAAACAGCGGGGCAATGGGTATAATTTCAAAGCTGCAGTCAAGATTTGCTGCAAGCTGCCGGGCATCTTCAAGTGACTCACGGGAGCTGTAGGGCGATGGCATCGCTACACCAAGCACGTTTTCTTTCCCCAGGGCTGCAACTGCAAGCGCCGCAGTCAAGGCAGAGTCTATTCCCCCTGAAAGTCCAATCACAGCTGATTTGAATCCACACTTGGTAACGTAATCCCGAACTCCCAGCACCAACGCATCGTATACTGTGCTGATGGTCGGCGGATCGACCTGGGCGTGCATATCTCCACGCCAGTTATCAGTATCAACAATCACCATATCCTCGGCAAAGCCAAGCGACTGGGCAACCACCTCACCTTTTTGGTCCATGGCCAGACTGCGGCCATCGAATATCAGGGAATCCTGCCCGCCCACCTGGTTACAGTAGAGGAAGGGAGTCTGATAATCATTGCAGTAGCGCTTAAAGATTGAGCGACGGGTGTCCTCTTTGTCTCGCTGGAAAGGAGAGGCGCTGATGTTGATCATCCCGCTCAGCTTAACCCCTTGTTCATTCGCCTTGTTATGGATTTCGGCCAACGGATCAACTGTATAATCATGCACTTCATGATGCCAGACATCTTCACAGACGGAAACACCGAAAAAGTGACCATCCAACTCATACAGTTCAGACGGGGAACCGGGCTCGAAATATCGTGTTTCGTCAAAAACGTCGTAGGATGGAAGAAGCTGCTTGTGTGCCTTGAAAACAACCTCGCCGTTTCGAACAACAACTGCGGAGTTATAAAGCGGTTTACCCCCCCCTCCAATCCTTTGTTCTATGCAACCAAACATAACGTCGATCGCCGGCAAAGAATTAATGAGAGCCACTTTAGCCTTTTCATGATCGCGGACAAAGGACTGACGTTCCAGCAGATCCTGCGGGGGATAGCCTGAAATTGCCAATTCAGGAAAAACAACCAGTTTACAGCCTTTGATGTATGCCTCCCCGGCATAATCAATCATTTTCTGGCAGTTGGCGGGGAAGTCCCCAAGGACCGGATTTATTTGAACAAGAGCAATTTTCACCTTTTACTCCAAACTCCATCATTATCTGCCATACAGGAGAACAAAATCCACTTCATTTTCACTCTACTATGAAAAGAAGAGAACCCGTCACGCCCGACCTTGCAGTTGCATCTCAATCTTTACAGGTTTTGAACTATTTTTTCCGCTGATATTTTTGTACAGCCCGGTTGTGATCTCTGAGATTTGTCGAAAATTGATGAGTTCCGTCATTTTTCGAAACAAAATACAGATACTTGGTTTCAGCCGGATTCAAAACAGCATGCAGCGCGTCTTTCCCCGGGTTGGCTATGGGGCCAACCGGCAATGCAGGTATAACATAAGTATTATAGGGCGTGGTTGCCCTCAGTTGCGATCTGGTGATGGGACCGTTGGCACCCTCTACACCATACACAACCGTCGGATCAGACTGCAGACGCATGCCTTTTTGGAGTCGGTTATGAAAAACCCCGGCAATCAGTGGTCTCTCGGATGGCGCCCCGGTCTCTTTCTCCACTATGGAAGCGAGGGTGACCGTATCGGCCATATCAGGTGCGGAAGCGAGATCTTTTGTCAACTCGCCCCAGATTGTATGAAAACGTTTGACCTGCATTTCGATGAGCTTACGGGGGCCATGTTTACTGCGGGTCAGATAGTAGGTATCCGGGTAGAGGTATCCTTCCAGAGAAGGCATCTCACCGAGCCCCAGTTCCTCTATAAAAGAAGGATCTCGCGAGAGCTTGATATATTCATTGGCCTCACACCACCCCTGACCGGCAAAGATTTCAGCAATTTCTTCAATTTTCAAACCTTCCGGGATGGTAACGCTGTGCTGGAGAGGAACAGCTTGAACCAGAAGGTCAATCACTTCGAGGGGATTTTTCCCGGTGGCAATGGCAAACTCTCCTGCCCTGAGTTTGCCTGAGACGCCAAGGATCCTGGTAAAGATCAGGAACCGGATATCGTCCTTGATCAGACCTGATTCTCCGAGAATGGCACTGATTCCGCGTACGGAAGTTCCGGGTGGAATATCGATGATAACCGAATCTGTCTTGATATCGGTGTTGCGGCCCATCGCATAACTGCCAAGCCAGACAACTATGCCAATGGTGATAAGAGATAGAAAAAGGGTCGTCCAGAGGACGACCCTTTTAAATAGTCGGAATGTTGTTTTCGGGCTACGTTCTGTAATTTCGTTCACTGCTTATCGTAACTGGAATCCGTTGCTTTAAATTACTTCTTACCGGTGGAAGCCTTCTTGGTACCGGGAGTGGCCTTGGTTTTGGCTTTGGCTTTTGCTTTTGCTTTTGCTTTAGTTTTGCCAAAAGCAATCTTCACCACCTCATCCATATCCTTTACAGGGAAAAAGTCCATCTTGTCGCGAATATCCTGAGGAATATCTGCAAGATCCTTTTTATTCTGCTCAGGTATAATCACCTTGTCGATACCAGCTCTCAGAGCAGCCAGGGCCTTTTCTTTCAGACCACCGATTGGCAGAACCCTGCCCCGTAGAGTCACCTCACCGGTCATGGCGAGTTTACCGACAACCTTCTCCTTTACAATCGCAGAATAGAGCGCTGTTGCCATGGTAATACCGGCAGATGGCCCGTCTTTCGGAATAGCTCCTGCAGGAACGTGAACATGAAGATCAATCTTATCGAAGTAATCCTCAGCAACTTTCAGATCTTCTGAGCGGCTTCTGCAATACGTGAGCGCTGCCTGGGCAGACTCTTTCATCACATCGCCAAGCTGGCCTGTAAGGGTAAGTTTTCCTTTACCGGGCATCAGGTTAACTTCGATCTGCAGGATTTCCCCACCAACTTCTGTCCAGGCCAGACCGGTAACAAGACCGGGCTGCTCCAATCTCTCGATCTCAGACTCCGGAATGGTCTTTGGTGGTCCAAGGTACTTATCGATGTTATTCTTGCTCACGGTGTACGGTCCGCGTCCACCTTCAGCAACCTTACGGGCAACTTTTCGACAGACTTTACCGATTTCCCGCTCAAGATTTCGCAGGCCCGCCTCATAGGTGTAGTGAGTGATTACCTGCTGCAAGGTCTCATCAGTCATTCGCATGTGTGAGGGCTTCAGACCATTTTCCTTGAGCTGTCGCGGCAACAGATACTTGCGGGCGATAACTGTCTTTTCCTCAAGGGTGTATCCGGAAAGTCTGATCACCTCCATCCTGTCCAGGAGTGGACCGGGGATGGTATCTGACATATTTGCCGTGGTGATAAACATCACCTTGGACAGGTCCAGCGGCAAATTGAGGTAATGATCGGAGAATTCTGAGTTCTGTTCAGGATCAAGTACCTCGAGCAGGGCCGACGATGGATCGCCCCGGTAATCTGAGCCGATCTTGTCGATCTCATCCATCATGAAAATCGGGTTGTTCGAAGCGACAGTCTTCAAGCCCTGTACGATACGTCCAGGCATTGCACCGATATAGGTACGTCGATGACCTCGAATCTCAGCCTCGTCACGCATACCACCGAGGGAGATACGATGAAACTTACGTCCCATTGCTCGTGCTATCGACTGACCGAGAGATGTTTTACCAACACCCGGAGGGCCTACAAAGCAGAGAATCGGGCCCTTGGTGGATTCGTTGAGTTTGCGAACAGCAAGGTACTCAAGAATACGTTCCTTGACCTTTTCCAGGCCATAGTGATCCTCATCAAGAACCAGCTTGGCCTCGACCAGATCAAGCCGGTCTGTGGTCGATTTATGCCAGGGAATATCGAGAATCCAGTCTATATACGTGCGGATGATGGTCGCCTCTGAAGAATCAGGGTGCATCATCTCCATACGACTCAGCTGCTTCTGCGCCTCTTTCTTCACGTCCTTAGGCATCTTGGTTTTCTTGAGTTTTTCCTCAAGTTCCTCGATCTCCTGGGCACGCTCGTCGGTATCACCAAGCTCTTTCTGGAGTGCATGAAGCTGTTCCCTGAGGAAATATTCCCGCTGGGATTTGCTCATTTCCTCTTTGGCGTCATTCTGAATCTTGGCCTGGACAGTAGAAACCTCAAGCTCTTTAGAAAGCAGCTGATTTACCAGCTTGAGACGCTTTACCGGGTCAACCTCCTCAAGAATCGCCTGTGATTCGACTATTTTCAGGCGCAGGTTTGAACCTACCAGATCAGCAAGACGACCTGGGTCCTCTATATTGTTGATGATCATCATCAGGTCTGCAGAGAGAATGCCGCGTAGAGACATAATTTTCTCAGTCTGCTCTCTGACCGTGCGCATCATCGCTTCGACTTCAACCGAAATTTCTTCAGCCTCTACATCCTCTATGACTTCAACTGCAACTTCATAGGACGGATCCGTACGGGTGTATTCCTTAATGCGTGCTTTCGACATCGCCTGTACCAGAACTTTCAAACGGCCATCCGGCATTTTCAGGGTCCGCATAACCATACACACCATACCTACGTCATACAGGTCATCTTCCTTAGGATCATCCTTTGTGGCATCCTTCTGGGTAACAAGCATGAGGAGCTTGTTTGAATTCAAGGCTTCATTCACAGCCTCCACAGATCCTGGACGACCCACAAATAGAGGAATGATCATGTAGTTGAAAACCACCACATCCCGTACTGCCATCATCGGCAGCACTTCGGGGATTTCCATGTCCTCATTACTTGAAAAATCATCCATGCTAATGCTCAAAGAATCATTAAATTCCACACATACCTCCTGACAGCACTGCCGAACCTCGGGTCTGAACAGGCCAGTTCACTTTTTATGAAAAAGGCAGGGTAACCCTGCCTTTTTCACTCCTGATTCAAAATATATTTTACATAATATAAATATGCTATCTCAAAACAGCCGAAAAAACTAAACATCTGAAATACATTGTCAAGACATGATTCTGAAATCATTTTACTGTTTTGCATTTTTACTTGAACTCAGGCCCGATTTTTATGATAGTTTGATCTTAGCCGACCGACCTTTCACTAATTTTGCCGTAACCAATCGATTATTCAATCATCTATACAATCACAGTTTACCGTTAATTTTAACTCGGAGAAACGGACACATGCTCAACGCAGAATCACTTTTTGACCTCTCTGATTTCACATACGCCGATGTATTTATTCAAAACGACTATGCCTGGGTTGCACTCAACAATCTCAAAAGTTACATGGACTCAATACACTACCCGGAACTCAACAAAACTCTGGTTCCCGATGGTAAGCCTCTGGCTGAAACTATAATTCTACATGAAGGGAAATGCATTAGCGCAGATGAAATAGAGATAGTGTATGGAGATACCACCAAAGGCGGTCTGAAAGCAACCAGAAATAACGAAATTCTTGAAGGGGCCTCAGTTATTATGGCCGGTGCCATTCTTACAGGGGAGCGTATTGCCATTGGTAAAGGCGTACTTATCGAGTCCGGTGCAATGGTTAAGTCCCCCACAGTTTTAGACGACTGCTGCGAGGTGCGTCAAGGCGCTTATGTTCGCGGTTACTGCCTTGCCGGCAAGCGTTGTGTATTAGGCCATACCACCGAGATCAAACATTCCATTTTCCTGAATGACGCCAAAGCGGGCCACTTTGCTTATATAGGTGATTCCATTCTCGGAAATAACGCCAACCTCGGTGCGGGTACAAAATTTGCCAATCTGAAAATGATCAAAGGAAATGTTATCATACGCTGTAATGGAGACAGAATAGACACCGGTCGCCGAAAATTCGGCGCAATACTTGGAGATGAATGCCAAACTGGATGCAACTCCGTTACCAA of the Desulfosediminicola ganghwensis genome contains:
- the glmS gene encoding glutamine--fructose-6-phosphate transaminase (isomerizing), whose translation is MCGIVGYTGPKRVVPVILEGLRRLEYRGYDSAGVVYLQDGRLIKHRAEGKLVNLENRIDDAIIAKAHIGLGHTRWATHGAPTEENAHPHSDCSGDLVVVHNGIIENYHSLREDLKSKGHVFSSETDTEVLAHLIEEHLKDDLVEAVKAALKLVDGSFALGVLWAKQPGTLIAARNQSPLVLGVSEDNGMLMASDIPALLPYTNKVVFLEDMEMAVITASSYAVSSLETGAEVEKEVKIIEWNAAMAEKAGYKHFMLKEIYEQPQAITNTLSGRINPETGEVFIPEVNLTSEDVTKIDRIFLVACGTSWHAALVAKYWIEKYARIPVDVDIASEFRYRDLVIDERVMTISISQSGETADTLAGIRIAKQLGSKVITICNVVGSTMTREADGTVYTHAGPEIGVASTKAFTAQLAALFLLTLQLGQLKGTVSLEKSLELGRALIDVAAVIGRDLKKMQNQIAELIETFYDARDFLFVGRGLSYPIALEGALKLKELSYIHAEGYASGELKHGPIALIDKDMPILALVPKDAVYQKSISNVEEIKARQGRLILIGTEGDDHLKNITDDVIYMPEVHEEMNPLLYTIPAQLLSYEIANRRGCDVDQPRNLAKSVTVE
- the pyrE gene encoding orotate phosphoribosyltransferase translates to MTDRQRLKEILLEKSYRKGTFTLTSGKTSDFYIDGKQTTLSAEGAYLCGKLLMELVYNSGENIEAIGGMTLGADPLVTAASVVSFLEEKPIPAFIVRKEAKGHGTGNYIEGLNNMPEGCTVALVEDVVTTGGTLIKVIERVEAQGFKVGLVATVVERQEGGVEVLEKAGYRLESIFTKEELLS
- a CDS encoding dual CXXC motif small (seleno)protein translates to MKCRKCSAKLEVHRMCRRVRMRCTGCKTEYQIHEVASDLDEETEELLARYTSIVYD
- the hflX gene encoding GTPase HflX → MARTLCQISQELNRQVGILIHRSGKIETVIVGSFSSILIPQLSHLRSSGGRLRGVRLVHTHLAGEDISDEDLMDLLFLRLDLLSVLKITDDGLPERLYSVHLVPNKREDGRNWIFLPPVHPAAQTESFENLVAALEAEFSRAHKVRKVETGKDRAILVSVSTESKMQAQESMNELVELARTDDVEVLETVLQRRRVVNPRTILGRGKLADIMILALQLDANLLIFNQELNPSQIRSITDFTDLRVIDRTQLILDIFAHRAMSREGKLQVEMAQLKYMMPRLSSRDDALSRLTGGIGARGPGETKLEIDRRRINDRLARLAKELKNVSRERYRRRSQRRKKDLPVISLVGYTNAGKSTLLNTLTNSDILAENKLFATLDPTSRRLRFPTDMEVIITDTVGFIRNLPEDLIQAFMATLEELQEADLLVHVIDVSNPNYHEHVRVVESLLSELELNSIPILKVFNKLDRIENPEMIRTECEREGVLVSAIQSETLAPFLQEAERMMGKGLQGYGPNRR
- a CDS encoding NAD+ synthase; this encodes MKIALVQINPVLGDFPANCQKMIDYAGEAYIKGCKLVVFPELAISGYPPQDLLERQSFVRDHEKAKVALINSLPAIDVMFGCIEQRIGGGGKPLYNSAVVVRNGEVVFKAHKQLLPSYDVFDETRYFEPGSPSELYELDGHFFGVSVCEDVWHHEVHDYTVDPLAEIHNKANEQGVKLSGMINISASPFQRDKEDTRRSIFKRYCNDYQTPFLYCNQVGGQDSLIFDGRSLAMDQKGEVVAQSLGFAEDMVIVDTDNWRGDMHAQVDPPTISTVYDALVLGVRDYVTKCGFKSAVIGLSGGIDSALTAALAVAALGKENVLGVAMPSPYSSRESLEDARQLAANLDCSFEIIPIAPLFDQFKESLSPLFADFEHDLTEQNLQARIRGNLLMALSNKFGHLLLTTGNKSEMAVGYCTLYGDMSGGLAVISDVPKQLVYELSRFVNIAREIIPERIIEKPPSAELKPDQLDQDDLPPYEILDAILELYLEEGKGITEIIDLGYAEAVVHDIIHRVRINEYKRKQAPMGLKVTTKAFGCGRRYPTTQRYRG
- the mltG gene encoding endolytic transglycosylase MltG; its protein translation is MNEITERSPKTTFRLFKRVVLWTTLFLSLITIGIVVWLGSYAMGRNTDIKTDSVIIDIPPGTSVRGISAILGESGLIKDDIRFLIFTRILGVSGKLRAGEFAIATGKNPLEVIDLLVQAVPLQHSVTIPEGLKIEEIAEIFAGQGWCEANEYIKLSRDPSFIEELGLGEMPSLEGYLYPDTYYLTRSKHGPRKLIEMQVKRFHTIWGELTKDLASAPDMADTVTLASIVEKETGAPSERPLIAGVFHNRLQKGMRLQSDPTVVYGVEGANGPITRSQLRATTPYNTYVIPALPVGPIANPGKDALHAVLNPAETKYLYFVSKNDGTHQFSTNLRDHNRAVQKYQRKK